Genomic DNA from Desulfatiglans anilini DSM 4660:
CGGACGATCGTGACCACCGGCAATACGTGCAACCGGAACCTGGCCGGGAGCCGCTCTGCAACCCAGGGGAAAAGACGGTCGGCAATCTTGATCGCGGCCCATGCCGCAACGGCGATCAGGATAATCGGCAGAAGCTTGACGTGGCTCAGTTCACGAAAGGCATCGGCGATTTCTGGATTGGGTGACATTCTGGCCTCCTAAAAGGCTCCGGCAAGGTATCCCTCGCCTCTCAAGGCATCATCCACTGCAGGGTATCCAAGCGCACTCACTTGCCAGGAACCGTCCGGGACGGCCTCCACCACCCCGCATCCGACGAGAGTCGCAAGCCCTGCCATGATATCCGTGCCGGACAGCGGCAGGATCCTCTGCAGCGTCCGCCCTTCCAGGCGGCCGTGCAGGAGGAGGGCGTGCAGGATCAGGTGGAGCGGAACCTGACGTCCGGCAGGCAGGGAAGGCAACGTGACGCGGGGCCACGGCTTGACCCAGATGGTGGCACCCCTGTCGACAGCGGCCGCCTTCTGCGCCTTTTCCTCCACCTCGGCCTCATAGGCAAACCGCAGGCTGAAGCGCCAGATCGCCACCGCAACACCAGGCAATCCGCGGCTGTACGCGGCGACATGCCGCAGAAAATCCGACACATCCACCGGTACGTCCCGCTTTTCACCCTCCTGTTCGGAATCCCCGCATCCGCTCCCCGGTCCGTTCTCCGGTGCTGTCCTCAGCACGTATCTCCCGCTGTCCGCCTGCCTGAAGGAAAACCCCCTTTGGAAGGCCCCGGCCGCAGCCTGACCGAACCACCTCTGCAACCGCTCCCCGTCGAAGGCCTCGAGCGTATAGACCGTCTTCAGGATGCGGTCGACACCCACCGACCGGCTCAAAAAGGCCCATGCCCAACTGTTGCAGCCCACAATGCAACGCCGCCCCGTGACCACAAGGATCTCCAAAAGGCGACGAAGAAAGCCGAAACCCAGGTGATGCCTCAAATAGAAGGACTCAAACTCGGGAATGGCCAACGGAACATCCACGTTGCGAAGCAGGCTTTCGAGAAATGCCTCCCCACCCGCCAGGATCTCCTCGGCCTTCAATGCCGGCGGCACCGACCAACCCTCTTCCTCGGCCATGGCGCGAATCCCCGAGGCTATGCCATCTCCAGGAGCCCGCAGCACCGCAAAACCGTTCACCGCCGCGGCCCCGCCATTGGAAACGGCTCCCTGCAAACGTTTCAGTTCTGCCGCGACCTCCCTATGGTGGTCGCCCGGCAGGACGTCCTTCAGGAGATCCTCCGGCAGAACGCAGAGATCCTTTTCAGCCACCGCCTCCTCGGCTGCTTTGGAAGATCCGCGCAGACGATCCCAGAGCCCGAGCAAACCTTTGCGCACCGCCTCGGCGGCCGGCCTTGTAGGCCGTCTGAACTCTTCGAGGCGAACGAGTGTCCAGAGGCCGTTTCGCTCCACCTCGGCACACGTAGCTGGATCCATCCTCTCCGTCATAGGCCTGTACCCCGTTTTCATCATTTGTTCTGGCAAGGCTTTCCAGCCGCCGGCCGAAAGGCCTTCTCATCCCGGGCCAGGCCCAAGGGCAGAAAGAAGCGACTCACCAACTCGGCGGAGCGGGCAAGCCCTTTCTCCATAAGGTCTGCCATCGGTGTTTGCGGCGCGGGCGGGACCGCCCTGCACCCGCGATCACGAAAGATCCGGCTGGCAAACGGTTCCGATGTCTATTTGGTAGCAAGATACCGGGTCATAATCAACCGGTTTTTCGTCCAAGGCTACCACGAGGCCCTCCGGAAAGCGTGCCGCAAAGACGCGGCCTGCCCGCCTGCACCACTCATATGTGTGGCTCGAACGGGAAACGCCAGTAGCGATAGGGATCCGCCCCCCGTGGCCGCCCTGATCACCGGAAGGATGTGGAGAAAATGACTCTCTTCTCCGCATGGAGACGGACTGAGAGAGAACTCTGTTAACCCATAAGGCTGCAGGCTCTATTGCTCTATTGTAATCGTCATTTTAGCGGCGAAAAGCTGCTTCTAAGCTTGAAAAACGAGGTCTTTTCCGGCAATAATGGAATTATTTCAAAGAGGAAGCTTGGTCCGACCCCAATACTACAATAAAGGAGGTGTCATGAGTCGAGTGGCGGTAATCATCACGGATCTATTCGAGGATTCGGAGTATACGGAACCTGTCAAGGCCTTCCAGCAAGCGGGGCATACGATCGTTCGCGTAGGATTGAAGGCGGGTCAGATAGTAAAGGGGAAAAAGGCGGGCACTCCCGTTACGGTCGACAAGGCCGTCAACGATGTTTCAGTGTCGGACTTCGACGCCCTGCTGATACCGGGAGGCTACTCCCCTGACAAATTGCGCGTGGACGAGGACGCGGTGAATTTCGTGCGGGAGTTCGTCCAAAGTGGAAAACCGGTCTTCTCGATCTGCCACGCGCCCCAGATCCTCATCACGGCTGATGTCATCCGCGGCCGGAAGATGACCGGGTGGAAATCCATCATCCAGGACATCAAGAATGCAGGGGCCACATTCATCGAACAGGAGCTCGTGATCGACGGCAATCTGATCAGCAGCCGGCAGCCCTCGGATCTGCCGCCTTTTATCGAGGCGTGCCTCGCCGCGCTCTCAAGCTGAAGGAACCGGCTATATCCGAACCATCCAAGAAGGCCGCCAGGAATCAGATTCAGACAGCCGGCGCCTCCAGCGCCGGTGAAAATCATTTCCGGTAGACGGCCGCGTCGGGCGGGGGAAATGGGCAAAGAACGCCGGTGCCAGAAATCTTTCTTATCAGGATCATTTTGGCGGTAAAAAGCTGGTTCTAAGCTCGAAAAACGGGGCTTTTTTGTACCATAATAAAGTTTTTTCAAATAGATAGCTTGGTCCGACCCCTTTTGATGATGGATTCGGCGGCGAGGATGCCGCTTGCGGAGGCCTGGAGGAGGCCGCGGGTGATCCCGGCGCCGTCGCCGACGGCAAAGAGGTTCTCCACACCGGTTTCCAACTCGGGGGAAAGCGCGATCCGATTGGAATAGAATTTGACTTCCACCCCATAGAGGAGGGTGTGCCGCGAGTAGACGCCTGGGGCCAGGCGATCCAGGGCCTGGAGCATTTCGATGATGCTCAGCATGTGCCGGTAGGGGAATACGAAGCTCAAATCCCCCGGGGTCGCCTTCGCCAGCGTCGGGCGGGTCAGGCACCGCTCCAGGCGCGAGGCTGTTGTGCGTCTCCCGGCGGAAAAATCCCCCAGCCGCTGAACGATGGCCCCACCGCCCAGCAGGTTGGCCAGTCGTGCGATGTACAGCCCGTAGGCGATCGGATCGTTGAACGGCTCCGTAAACCGGCTGCTCACGAGGATCGCAAAATTGGTATTCGCACTTCGTTTTTCGGCGTGGCTGTGGCCGTTGACGGTGGTGATCCCCTCGTAACGCTCAGTCACCACCTCCCCGTAGGGGTTCATGCAGAAGGTCCGCACCTTCTCGTCGAAGGTCCGGGAGTAGTAGATCAGCTTCGCCTCATAGGCGATATCCGTAACCTCCCTCAGAACTGCAGCCGGGAGTTCCACCCGGACCCCGATATCCACAGGGGCCGAACTCGTCCTGATCCCGAGCCGGTCGATCTGCTCCTTCATCCAGCCCGCGCCGGAGCGTCCCGGAGCGGCGATCACGAAACGCCCCTCGACGAAGCGTCCGTCCCCCAGTTTGACCCCTCTTACGCGCCCATCCTCGCAGATCAGATCCGCGACACGGGTTTCGGTCCAGGTCTCTACGCATCCCTCCAGTTCGCGCCGGAAGGCGTCGAGGATCAGAACGCAGTTTTCGGTCCCCATGTGGCGGATCCGGGTCGGAATCAGTTCGAGATCCGCCAGTCGCGCCCGTTCCTGAAGCGCCTCCATCTGCGGGGTCCACTCCCCGAAAATGCGCTGGGGCGCCCCGTGGGCGGCATAAAGCCCGTCGGCGGCCTCGAGCAGCCGGCGCAGTTCCCCTTCCTCGACGAAATCCCCGAGGACCCCTCCGACATCCGTCGAAAGGGTCAGCTTCC
This window encodes:
- a CDS encoding type 1 glutamine amidotransferase domain-containing protein encodes the protein MSRVAVIITDLFEDSEYTEPVKAFQQAGHTIVRVGLKAGQIVKGKKAGTPVTVDKAVNDVSVSDFDALLIPGGYSPDKLRVDEDAVNFVREFVQSGKPVFSICHAPQILITADVIRGRKMTGWKSIIQDIKNAGATFIEQELVIDGNLISSRQPSDLPPFIEACLAALSS
- a CDS encoding NAD(P)/FAD-dependent oxidoreductase: MKYDVIIAGGGPAGIFAALTLARSGVEKVLLLEQGKDLPARRRDDARDRICGWGGAGAYSDGKLTLSTDVGGVLGDFVEEGELRRLLEAADGLYAAHGAPQRIFGEWTPQMEALQERARLADLELIPTRIRHMGTENCVLILDAFRRELEGCVETWTETRVADLICEDGRVRGVKLGDGRFVEGRFVIAAPGRSGAGWMKEQIDRLGIRTSSAPVDIGVRVELPAAVLREVTDIAYEAKLIYYSRTFDEKVRTFCMNPYGEVVTERYEGITTVNGHSHAEKRSANTNFAILVSSRFTEPFNDPIAYGLYIARLANLLGGGAIVQRLGDFSAGRRTTASRLERCLTRPTLAKATPGDLSFVFPYRHMLSIIEMLQALDRLAPGVYSRHTLLYGVEVKFYSNRIALSPELETGVENLFAVGDGAGITRGLLQASASGILAAESIIKRGRTKLSI